A region of Piscinibacter gummiphilus DNA encodes the following proteins:
- a CDS encoding type IV pilus assembly protein FimV, with protein MQRPPILSPLVLALSLHAGQAMALGFGKVSGTTALGHPLNFAVGLRLEGDETLDAGCVTAEVMVGDRPLPADVVRARVVRSGQGGERRIRVTTTLPIEEPIVSVTVRAGCPERLSRAFVVFADPPHTVPRLVDNETDIADGSEVRGQSPFAAAASPVPRPARPATSGASEPRRGSAASVQASAPARRARGAAANKSSRPVLQLDPAEDSPYTEPTLRMTTTLGSLPAASGVGGAPLPDPDDIRRQQDQARLQALEASVRQLREDGIARERALTALQQQAREMAAERYANPLVYTLAGLCALLGLGLVAALWLRRRDRAEAAWWAAAGHEVVAEARSVLGSDTGNEPPPTTRPAAIPVAAAEPAPRPPAAPAERPAPVPAPEPDSTEVYAVRRDVAGEPAVAEPRRPMSAEELIDLEQQVEFFVVLGQDDAAIDLLMGHVRSTSGVSPLPYLKLLEIYRRREEREPYERIRERFNRRFNAYAPEWGVDPETGYDLEGYPEVLGRLQGIWQMPSMAMELLDTQLFRRDAGPTFDVPAYRELLFLYGIARDLAERDLPSSGVDLLLPIGEDEHPTGAGPIVALSPEAIAEPVSESEHFQLDLDVSTDQPPSLTVELPPESERGQPLDFHLDDPVPPRRR; from the coding sequence ATGCAGAGACCCCCGATCCTGTCGCCCCTCGTTCTTGCGCTCTCGCTGCACGCGGGCCAGGCGATGGCGCTGGGGTTCGGGAAGGTCTCCGGCACCACCGCACTCGGCCACCCGCTGAACTTCGCGGTGGGCCTGCGCCTCGAGGGTGACGAGACCCTCGACGCCGGTTGTGTCACCGCCGAAGTGATGGTGGGCGACCGCCCGCTGCCGGCCGACGTGGTTCGCGCCCGGGTCGTGCGCTCGGGGCAGGGCGGTGAACGCCGCATCCGCGTCACCACCACGCTCCCCATCGAGGAACCCATCGTGTCGGTCACGGTGCGCGCGGGCTGTCCCGAGCGCCTGAGCCGGGCCTTCGTCGTGTTCGCCGACCCGCCGCACACGGTGCCGCGCCTGGTCGACAACGAGACCGACATCGCGGACGGTTCGGAAGTCCGCGGCCAGTCCCCATTCGCCGCCGCAGCTTCGCCGGTGCCACGTCCGGCACGGCCCGCGACCTCCGGCGCGTCCGAACCGCGCCGGGGCAGCGCGGCGTCCGTTCAGGCGTCGGCCCCGGCCCGCCGCGCCCGAGGCGCGGCCGCGAACAAGTCGTCGCGCCCGGTGTTGCAGCTCGACCCGGCCGAAGACTCGCCGTACACCGAACCCACCTTGCGAATGACCACGACGCTCGGCTCCCTGCCGGCGGCGTCCGGGGTGGGCGGGGCGCCGCTTCCCGACCCCGACGACATCCGCCGCCAGCAGGACCAGGCGAGGCTGCAGGCCCTCGAGGCCTCGGTGCGCCAGCTGCGCGAGGACGGCATCGCCCGCGAGCGGGCGCTGACGGCGCTGCAGCAGCAGGCCCGCGAGATGGCGGCCGAGCGGTACGCCAACCCGCTCGTCTACACGCTGGCCGGGCTGTGCGCCTTGCTGGGGCTCGGGCTCGTCGCGGCCCTGTGGCTGCGCCGGCGCGACCGGGCCGAGGCGGCCTGGTGGGCGGCCGCCGGGCACGAGGTGGTCGCCGAGGCCCGTTCGGTGCTCGGGTCGGACACCGGCAACGAACCGCCGCCCACGACGCGGCCTGCCGCCATTCCCGTCGCCGCCGCGGAGCCGGCCCCGCGCCCGCCCGCGGCGCCCGCCGAGCGGCCCGCACCCGTGCCCGCACCGGAACCGGATTCCACGGAGGTCTACGCCGTGCGGCGGGACGTGGCCGGTGAACCCGCCGTGGCCGAACCGCGGCGCCCCATGTCGGCCGAGGAACTGATCGACCTCGAGCAGCAGGTCGAGTTCTTCGTGGTGCTGGGCCAGGACGACGCGGCCATCGACCTGCTGATGGGCCATGTGCGCAGCACGAGCGGCGTGAGCCCGCTGCCGTACCTCAAGCTGCTCGAGATCTACCGCCGCCGCGAGGAACGCGAGCCGTACGAACGCATCCGCGAGCGTTTCAACCGCCGCTTCAACGCCTACGCGCCCGAGTGGGGCGTCGACCCCGAGACCGGGTACGACCTCGAAGGCTACCCCGAGGTGCTGGGCCGCCTGCAGGGCATCTGGCAGATGCCCTCGATGGCGATGGAGCTGCTCGACACGCAACTGTTCCGCCGCGACGCCGGCCCCACGTTCGACGTGCCCGCCTACCGTGAGCTGCTGTTCCTCTACGGCATCGCACGCGACCTCGCCGAACGCGACCTGCCGTCGTCCGGCGTCGACCTGCTGCTGCCCATCGGCGAGGACGAACACCCCACCGGGGCCGGCCCCATCGTGGCGCTGTCACCGGAGGCCATCGCCGAACCCGTGTCCGAGAGCGAGCATTTCCAGCTCGACCTCGACGTGTCGACGGACCAGCCCCCGAGCCTCACCGTGGAGCTGCCGCCCGAGTCCGAGCGCGGCCAGCCCCTCGACTTCCACCTCGACGACCCGGTGCCGCCGCGGCGGCGCTGA
- a CDS encoding pyridoxal phosphate-dependent aminotransferase has protein sequence MTTPAIESRLPQVGTTIFTVMSALAQQHGAVNLGQGFPDFDCDPALVDAVAAAMREGHNQYPPMAGVPVLREAVADKIERLYGHRYDPGTEITITAGATQAILTTILALVHPGDEVIVLDPCYDSYEPNIVLAGARAVHVPLTARTFRPDFDAIRAAIGPRTRALLVNTPHNPSASVWTAGDMQQLAELLRGTDILVIADEVYEHMVFDGGQHESVSRHPALAERSVVVSSFGKTFHVTGWKVGYVAAPAALTAEFRKVHQFNVFTVNTPVQYGLARYLANPAPYLDLPAFYQRKRDLFRDGLARTRLTLLPSQGTYFQVVDYSAVSDQSEEAFCRRLTTEVGVAAIPLSAFYADGRDQRLARFCFAKRDETLASALERLARL, from the coding sequence ATGACCACGCCCGCCATCGAGAGCCGCCTGCCGCAGGTCGGCACCACCATCTTCACCGTGATGTCCGCCCTCGCCCAGCAGCACGGCGCGGTCAACCTCGGCCAGGGCTTCCCCGACTTCGACTGCGACCCGGCCCTGGTGGACGCCGTGGCCGCTGCCATGCGGGAAGGGCACAACCAGTACCCGCCGATGGCCGGCGTGCCGGTGCTGCGCGAGGCCGTGGCCGACAAGATCGAGCGCCTCTACGGCCACCGCTACGACCCGGGCACCGAGATCACCATCACGGCCGGCGCCACGCAGGCGATCCTGACCACCATCCTCGCGCTCGTGCACCCGGGCGACGAGGTGATCGTGCTCGACCCGTGCTACGACAGCTACGAGCCCAACATCGTGCTGGCCGGCGCCCGCGCCGTGCACGTGCCACTGACGGCCCGCACCTTCCGCCCCGACTTCGACGCGATCCGCGCGGCCATCGGCCCGCGCACACGCGCCCTCCTCGTCAACACGCCGCACAACCCGAGCGCGAGCGTCTGGACGGCCGGGGACATGCAGCAGCTGGCCGAGCTGCTGCGCGGCACCGACATCCTCGTCATCGCCGACGAGGTCTACGAGCACATGGTGTTCGACGGCGGACAGCACGAGAGCGTGTCGCGCCACCCGGCGCTGGCCGAGCGCAGCGTCGTGGTGTCGAGCTTCGGCAAGACCTTCCACGTGACGGGCTGGAAGGTGGGCTACGTGGCCGCGCCGGCCGCGCTGACCGCCGAGTTCCGCAAGGTGCACCAGTTCAACGTGTTCACGGTCAACACGCCGGTGCAGTACGGCCTCGCGCGGTACCTGGCGAACCCCGCACCCTACCTCGACCTGCCCGCGTTCTACCAGCGCAAGCGCGACCTGTTCCGCGACGGCCTGGCCCGCACGCGGCTCACGCTGCTGCCGAGCCAGGGCACGTATTTCCAGGTGGTGGACTACTCGGCCGTGAGCGACCAGTCGGAAGAAGCCTTCTGCCGCCGGCTCACCACCGAGGTGGGCGTGGCGGCGATCCCGCTGTCGGCGTTCTATGCCGACGGGCGCGACCAGCGCCTCGCGCGGTTCTGCTTCGCCAAGCGCGACGAGACGCTCGCCTCCGCGCTGGAGCGGCTGGCCAGGCTCTGA
- a CDS encoding CysB family HTH-type transcriptional regulator produces MNLHQFRFVQEAVRRNLNLTETARALFTSQPGVSKAILELEDELGVDIFARHGKRLRRITEPGAEVLKSIEIIMREVGNLKRIGEEFSKQDAGTLSIATTHSQARYFLPGPVAQLRRKFPKVNISLHQGSPAQVAQMVIDEVADIGIATEAINDFEGLVTLPCYEWQHAIVMPSGHPLATAETITLEDLALQPLVSYHPSFSGRTRVDQAFTAGHLKPTIVLEAIDADVIKTYVRLGLGIGILAETAVRDDPPGGDLVWRPVGHLFGQNVTRVAFKRGAYLRNFVFAFAEMLAERLTRTTILQAMGGEPPAPTP; encoded by the coding sequence ATGAACCTGCACCAGTTCCGGTTTGTCCAAGAAGCCGTCCGGCGCAACCTGAACCTGACCGAGACGGCCCGCGCGCTGTTCACGTCGCAGCCCGGCGTGTCCAAGGCCATCCTCGAGCTCGAGGACGAACTCGGCGTGGACATCTTCGCGCGCCACGGCAAGCGGCTGCGCCGCATCACCGAGCCCGGGGCGGAGGTGCTCAAGTCCATCGAGATCATCATGCGCGAGGTGGGCAACCTCAAGCGCATCGGCGAGGAGTTCTCGAAGCAGGACGCCGGCACGCTGTCGATCGCCACCACGCACAGCCAGGCCCGCTACTTCCTGCCCGGCCCGGTCGCGCAGCTGCGCCGCAAGTTCCCGAAGGTCAACATCAGCCTGCACCAGGGCTCGCCCGCGCAGGTGGCGCAGATGGTCATCGACGAGGTGGCCGACATCGGCATCGCCACCGAGGCCATCAACGACTTCGAGGGCCTCGTCACCCTGCCCTGCTACGAATGGCAGCACGCGATCGTGATGCCGTCGGGCCATCCGCTCGCCACGGCCGAGACCATCACGCTGGAAGACCTCGCGCTGCAGCCCCTCGTGTCGTACCACCCGTCGTTCAGCGGGCGCACGCGCGTGGACCAGGCCTTCACGGCCGGCCACCTGAAACCCACCATCGTGCTGGAGGCCATCGACGCCGACGTGATCAAGACGTACGTGCGGCTGGGCCTCGGCATCGGGATCCTCGCCGAGACCGCCGTGCGCGACGACCCGCCGGGCGGCGACCTCGTCTGGCGGCCGGTGGGACACCTGTTCGGCCAGAACGTCACCCGCGTCGCGTTCAAGCGCGGCGCCTACCTGCGCAACTTCGTGTTCGCGTTCGCCGAGATGCTCGCCGAACGCCTCACCCGCACCACCATCCTGCAAGCCATGGGCGGCGAACCGCCCGCACCGACACCATGA
- a CDS encoding sirohydrochlorin chelatase, with protein sequence MTGLLLFAHGARDPNWARPFQAVADRVRAARPGVPVELAFLEFMAPDIATAGRSLADAGCTAVAVVPLFLGAGGHVRKDLPVLVEQLRAHHPQATWTLSPAVGELDPVIDAMARAAEAFLPHTP encoded by the coding sequence ATGACCGGACTGCTGCTGTTCGCGCACGGGGCGCGGGATCCGAACTGGGCCCGCCCCTTCCAGGCCGTGGCCGACCGCGTGCGCGCGGCACGCCCCGGCGTGCCGGTCGAGCTGGCCTTCCTCGAGTTCATGGCCCCCGACATCGCCACGGCCGGCCGTTCGCTGGCCGATGCCGGCTGCACCGCGGTGGCCGTGGTGCCGCTGTTCCTCGGCGCTGGCGGCCACGTGCGCAAGGACCTGCCCGTGCTGGTCGAGCAGCTGCGTGCCCACCATCCCCAGGCCACGTGGACCCTGTCGCCCGCCGTGGGCGAACTCGACCCCGTGATCGACGCCATGGCCCGCGCCGCCGAAGCCTTCTTGCCGCACACGCCTTAG
- the lptG gene encoding LPS export ABC transporter permease LptG produces MRTVRRLLYADVVSAVVFVAIAFLSLFFFIDFVDELGDVGKDYSAMHAALYSLLELPGHLYELAPIAVLIGTIYALSRLAQSSEFTILRTGGLGPGRALSLLMGLGVAFGVLTFVVGDYLAPLSERAAVELHARVKGGLSLGRAGAWMKDKLNTPDGERNYSINVSTAAADGELLYVRIYAFDTEGRLVQRIAADTARVDASGLWTLNKVLLTDWTGASGAAAADIAQLKVDVKQLEVFHLQTTLAANVVSSAVRPFNSMSTFELFRYMNHLSDNEQTAQRYELRFWKRALYPLACLVMVGLALPFAYLHARAGGVSLKVFGGIMLGITFVLLNNVAAHIGLLKNWTPWIVAATPSLIFLGMSFAAFSWLVRYR; encoded by the coding sequence ATGAGAACCGTCCGCCGCCTGCTGTACGCCGACGTGGTGAGCGCCGTCGTGTTCGTCGCCATCGCCTTCCTGTCGCTGTTCTTCTTCATCGACTTCGTCGACGAACTGGGTGACGTCGGCAAGGACTACTCGGCGATGCACGCCGCGCTGTACTCGCTGCTCGAGCTGCCCGGCCACCTCTACGAGCTGGCGCCCATCGCGGTGCTGATCGGCACCATCTACGCCCTGTCGCGCCTCGCCCAGTCGTCGGAGTTCACCATCCTGCGCACCGGCGGCCTCGGCCCCGGCCGGGCGCTGTCGCTGCTGATGGGGCTCGGCGTCGCGTTCGGCGTGCTCACGTTCGTCGTGGGCGACTACCTCGCGCCCCTCTCCGAACGGGCCGCCGTCGAGCTGCATGCGCGCGTCAAGGGCGGCTTGAGCCTCGGCCGCGCGGGCGCGTGGATGAAGGACAAGCTCAACACGCCCGACGGTGAACGCAACTACTCCATCAACGTGTCCACGGCCGCGGCCGACGGCGAGCTGCTGTATGTGCGCATCTACGCCTTCGACACCGAGGGCCGGCTGGTCCAGCGCATCGCCGCCGACACGGCACGGGTCGACGCCTCCGGCTTGTGGACGCTGAACAAGGTGCTGCTGACCGACTGGACCGGCGCCTCCGGCGCCGCGGCGGCGGACATCGCCCAGCTCAAGGTCGACGTCAAGCAGCTCGAGGTGTTCCACCTGCAGACCACGCTCGCGGCGAACGTGGTGTCGTCGGCGGTGCGCCCCTTCAACTCGATGTCCACCTTCGAGCTGTTCCGCTACATGAACCACCTCTCGGACAACGAGCAGACCGCGCAGCGCTACGAACTGCGGTTCTGGAAACGGGCGCTCTACCCGCTCGCGTGCCTCGTGATGGTGGGCCTCGCGCTGCCGTTCGCGTACCTGCACGCGCGGGCCGGCGGCGTGAGCCTGAAGGTGTTCGGCGGCATCATGCTGGGCATCACCTTCGTGCTGCTCAACAACGTCGCGGCCCACATCGGCCTGCTGAAGAACTGGACGCCGTGGATCGTCGCGGCCACGCCCAGCCTCATCTTCCTCGGGATGTCGTTCGCGGCCTTCAGCTGGCTCGTGAGGTACCGATGA
- the lptF gene encoding LPS export ABC transporter permease LptF: protein MLFDSTLRRDIARTFGATLVVILTIVLTMFLIRTLGQAAVGKVSPQDVALLLGFTSLANLPTMLSLSLFIAVVVSLGRMYRESEMAIWFASGVGLSRFVRPVLRVSWPVLLVVGLMALFVWPWVNQQSADLKERFERRSDLSRVAPGQFQSSRDGSRVFFIDRDQQDGGTGRNVFILIRKGDNESITTARTGRIEHTDEADVLVLDSGQRNEQDFKTNEKTVSRFQSYQIQVGERVKVSDAVLPYKARPTVDLLLSPDAKARGELTWRLGLTLGSANLLLLALSLSATQPRRASNWNLLFALLAFVVYYNLINLSQAWVSSGRIGMGGVLAAVHGSAFLLAIGLLWWRDNGTHVQWRKPRPAKQEAHA from the coding sequence ATGTTATTCGATTCCACACTGCGCCGAGACATCGCCCGAACATTCGGCGCGACACTGGTCGTCATCCTCACCATCGTCCTGACGATGTTCCTCATCCGCACGCTGGGCCAGGCGGCGGTGGGCAAGGTGTCGCCGCAGGACGTCGCGCTCCTGCTCGGTTTCACGTCGCTCGCCAACCTGCCCACGATGCTGAGCCTGTCGCTCTTCATCGCGGTGGTGGTGTCGCTCGGCCGCATGTACCGCGAGAGCGAGATGGCCATCTGGTTCGCGAGCGGGGTCGGCCTGAGCCGCTTCGTGCGCCCGGTGCTGCGCGTGAGCTGGCCCGTGCTGCTCGTCGTGGGCCTGATGGCGCTGTTCGTGTGGCCCTGGGTGAACCAGCAGAGCGCCGACCTGAAGGAACGCTTCGAGCGCCGCTCCGACCTCTCGCGCGTGGCGCCCGGGCAGTTCCAGTCCTCGCGCGACGGCTCGCGCGTGTTCTTCATCGACCGCGACCAGCAGGACGGCGGCACCGGCCGCAACGTCTTCATCCTGATCAGGAAGGGTGACAACGAGTCGATCACCACGGCCCGCACCGGCCGCATCGAGCACACCGACGAGGCCGACGTGCTCGTGCTCGACAGCGGCCAGCGCAACGAGCAGGACTTCAAGACGAACGAGAAGACCGTCTCGCGCTTCCAGAGCTACCAGATCCAGGTGGGCGAACGCGTCAAGGTGTCGGACGCCGTGCTGCCCTACAAGGCCCGCCCCACGGTCGACCTGCTGCTGAGCCCCGACGCGAAGGCGCGCGGCGAACTCACCTGGCGCCTGGGCCTGACGCTCGGCTCGGCCAACCTGCTGCTGCTCGCGCTGAGCCTGTCGGCCACGCAGCCGCGGCGGGCCAGCAACTGGAACCTGCTCTTCGCCCTCCTCGCCTTCGTCGTGTACTACAACCTCATCAACCTGTCGCAGGCCTGGGTGTCGTCGGGCCGCATCGGCATGGGCGGCGTGCTGGCAGCGGTCCACGGGTCGGCCTTCCTCCTCGCCATCGGCCTGCTCTGGTGGCGAGACAACGGCACGCACGTGCAGTGGCGCAAGCCGCGCCCCGCGAAGCAGGAGGCCCACGCATGA
- a CDS encoding leucyl aminopeptidase, whose product MDVRHQILSLSALSTLSADALLVVVAGDSLDPLLDAAIAGPLADAIAQGDFQLKAGRTLYLHRLPGVKAPRVVISASAGVTPKAFKAAVAQGLAALKTTGARRVGIATVGLEVDASHAEAAVGAAFDAVYVYRHTKPSAPPAPAFDTALFLTDKGHAKMAQLGLARGQAIASGVQLAREWANRPANHCTPTMLAEQAKKLGKSHDLKVEVLDRKAIEKEGMGSFLAVSQGSEEPPRFIVLRYQGAAKNKAPVVLVGKGVTFDTGGISIKPAAEMDEMKFDMGGAASVLGTFRAIAELKAKVNLVGLIPACENMPDGRSLKPGDVVTSLSGQTIEVLNTDAEGRLLLCDALTYAERFKPAAVVDIATLTGACVIALGHHRSGLFTADETLATELSEAGQAGLDPCWRMPLDEEYDDGLKSNFADMGNVGPRAGGAITAAMFLRRFTSKYRWAHLDVAGTAWKSGAAKGGTGRPVPLLTHFVLSQAA is encoded by the coding sequence ATGGACGTTCGTCACCAGATTCTTTCGTTGTCCGCCTTGTCGACGCTGTCAGCCGATGCGCTGCTGGTCGTGGTGGCCGGCGACAGCCTGGACCCGCTGCTCGACGCGGCCATCGCCGGCCCGCTCGCCGATGCCATCGCCCAGGGCGACTTCCAGCTGAAGGCGGGCCGCACGCTGTACCTGCACCGCCTGCCGGGTGTCAAGGCGCCCCGGGTCGTGATCTCGGCGTCGGCCGGCGTCACCCCGAAGGCCTTCAAGGCCGCGGTGGCCCAGGGGCTGGCCGCGCTGAAGACCACCGGCGCCCGCCGCGTCGGCATCGCCACGGTCGGCCTCGAGGTCGACGCGAGCCATGCCGAAGCCGCCGTGGGCGCGGCGTTCGATGCCGTCTACGTCTACCGCCACACGAAGCCCAGCGCCCCGCCGGCGCCGGCGTTCGACACGGCGCTGTTCCTCACCGACAAGGGCCACGCGAAGATGGCGCAGCTGGGGCTCGCCCGCGGCCAGGCCATCGCCTCGGGCGTGCAACTCGCCCGCGAGTGGGCGAACCGCCCGGCGAACCACTGCACGCCCACCATGCTCGCCGAACAGGCGAAGAAGCTCGGCAAGAGCCACGACCTGAAGGTCGAGGTGCTCGACCGCAAGGCCATCGAGAAGGAGGGCATGGGCTCGTTCCTCGCCGTTTCCCAGGGCTCGGAAGAGCCGCCCCGGTTCATCGTGCTGCGCTACCAGGGCGCCGCGAAGAACAAGGCGCCGGTGGTGCTCGTCGGCAAGGGCGTCACGTTCGACACCGGCGGCATCTCCATCAAGCCCGCGGCCGAGATGGACGAGATGAAGTTCGACATGGGAGGCGCCGCCAGCGTGCTGGGCACCTTCCGCGCCATCGCCGAGCTGAAGGCGAAGGTGAACCTCGTGGGCCTGATCCCCGCGTGCGAGAACATGCCCGACGGCCGCTCGCTCAAGCCGGGCGACGTGGTCACGAGCCTGTCGGGCCAGACCATCGAGGTGCTCAACACCGACGCCGAAGGGCGCCTGCTGCTGTGCGACGCGCTGACCTACGCCGAGCGCTTCAAGCCGGCGGCCGTGGTCGACATCGCCACGCTGACCGGGGCCTGCGTGATCGCCCTCGGCCACCACCGCAGCGGCCTGTTCACGGCCGACGAGACGCTCGCCACCGAACTGTCCGAAGCCGGGCAGGCCGGGCTCGACCCGTGCTGGCGCATGCCGCTCGACGAGGAGTACGACGACGGCCTCAAGAGCAACTTCGCCGACATGGGCAACGTGGGGCCGCGCGCCGGTGGGGCGATCACCGCCGCCATGTTCCTGCGCCGCTTCACCTCGAAGTACCGCTGGGCCCACCTCGACGTGGCCGGCACCGCCTGGAAATCGGGCGCGGCCAAGGGCGGCACCGGCCGGCCCGTGCCGCTGCTGACCCACTTCGTGCTGTCGCAGGCCGCCTGA
- a CDS encoding DNA polymerase III subunit chi: MTEISFHFNVPDRMGYACRLLRKAVRRGAKVVVAAPVPVLSQLDRQLWTFEALDFIPHVLSKTGMPLAPRLRHTPVWLTDAVRDAPHQDVLLNMGDELVEGFEVFARVIELVPVDGPARLAGRGRWKHYADRGYVLQKHDVAQDPTA, encoded by the coding sequence ATGACCGAGATCAGCTTCCACTTCAACGTGCCCGACCGCATGGGCTACGCCTGCCGGCTTCTGCGGAAGGCGGTGCGGCGGGGGGCGAAGGTGGTGGTGGCGGCTCCGGTGCCGGTGCTCTCGCAGCTCGACCGCCAGCTCTGGACGTTCGAGGCGCTCGACTTCATTCCGCACGTGCTCTCGAAAACCGGGATGCCACTGGCCCCGCGTTTGCGTCACACTCCCGTCTGGCTGACCGATGCGGTGCGCGACGCACCACACCAGGACGTGCTGCTGAACATGGGGGACGAATTGGTGGAGGGTTTCGAGGTGTTCGCACGGGTGATCGAGCTCGTGCCGGTCGACGGACCGGCGCGTCTGGCCGGCCGTGGGCGCTGGAAACACTATGCCGACCGGGGCTACGTGCTGCAGAAGCACGACGTCGCGCAGGACCCGACCGCATGA
- a CDS encoding branched-chain amino acid ABC transporter substrate-binding protein, whose protein sequence is MKRSLFALSAVVIAVALAGCGKKADETPVVKIGHVGPKSGAIAHLGIDNENGARMAIDELNAKGVTIGGKKVKFELLGEDDAGDPKQGTAAAQKLVDAKVNGVVGHLNSGTSIPASKIYSDAGIPQISPSATNPTFTRQGFKTTFRVVADDVHLGGTLGRYATGELKGKQIAVIDDRTAYGQGVAEEFLKAATASGGTIASRQFTNDKEKDFSSILTAIKATKPDVIFFGGMDAVGGPMLRQMKQLGIEAKYMGGDGICTGELPNLAGGGLVKGNVVCAEAGGVEGEQKAGMEDFKKRYKEKFNIDVKLYAPYVYDAVNVLVEAMVRADSADPAKYLPEVGKTNYKGVTGQIAFDEKGDIKNGALTLFTFDGDKREQIAVVR, encoded by the coding sequence ATGAAGCGTTCACTGTTTGCACTGTCGGCCGTCGTCATTGCGGTCGCGCTGGCTGGATGTGGCAAGAAGGCGGACGAAACCCCGGTGGTGAAGATCGGGCACGTCGGCCCGAAGAGCGGCGCCATCGCCCACCTCGGCATCGACAACGAGAACGGCGCCCGCATGGCCATCGATGAGCTCAACGCCAAGGGCGTGACCATCGGCGGCAAGAAGGTCAAGTTCGAGCTGCTGGGCGAAGACGATGCCGGCGATCCGAAGCAGGGCACCGCGGCGGCGCAGAAGCTCGTCGACGCCAAGGTCAACGGCGTGGTGGGCCACCTGAACTCCGGCACGTCCATCCCGGCCTCGAAGATCTACAGCGACGCGGGCATCCCGCAGATCTCGCCGTCGGCCACGAACCCGACCTTCACGCGCCAGGGCTTCAAGACGACGTTCCGCGTCGTGGCCGACGACGTGCACCTCGGTGGCACGCTGGGCCGCTACGCCACGGGCGAACTCAAGGGCAAGCAGATCGCCGTGATCGACGACCGCACGGCCTACGGCCAGGGCGTCGCCGAGGAGTTCCTGAAGGCCGCCACGGCCTCGGGCGGCACCATCGCCTCGCGCCAGTTCACCAACGACAAGGAAAAGGACTTCAGCTCCATCCTGACCGCCATCAAGGCCACGAAGCCCGACGTCATCTTCTTCGGCGGCATGGACGCCGTGGGCGGCCCGATGCTGCGCCAGATGAAGCAGCTGGGCATCGAGGCCAAGTACATGGGCGGCGACGGCATCTGCACGGGTGAACTGCCGAACCTGGCCGGCGGCGGCCTCGTGAAGGGCAACGTCGTCTGCGCCGAAGCGGGCGGTGTCGAAGGTGAACAGAAGGCCGGCATGGAGGACTTCAAGAAGCGCTACAAGGAGAAGTTCAACATCGACGTCAAGCTGTACGCCCCGTACGTCTACGACGCCGTCAACGTGCTGGTCGAAGCCATGGTCCGTGCCGACTCCGCCGACCCGGCGAAGTACCTGCCGGAAGTGGGCAAGACCAACTACAAGGGCGTGACCGGCCAGATCGCCTTCGACGAGAAGGGCGACATCAAGAACGGCGCGCTCACGCTGTTCACGTTCGATGGCGACAAGCGGGAACAGATCGCCGTCGTGCGCTGA
- a CDS encoding DUF2946 family protein: MKFLRLWFLVLLAVLLPVRGAMAATMPCMPAGAGGHAEVVVTGHVEAHAHHEGMDHGHDAQVHEPTPDPQPGHGHASQDKCNMCSASCSSPPLAGSFPAIDGPVVLSTATFPAVSAPAPTFQSGGQDRPPRTC, encoded by the coding sequence GTGAAGTTCCTCCGCCTCTGGTTCCTGGTCCTGCTCGCCGTGCTGCTCCCCGTCCGGGGCGCCATGGCCGCGACCATGCCGTGCATGCCCGCGGGCGCAGGCGGCCATGCCGAGGTGGTCGTGACGGGCCATGTCGAGGCGCACGCCCATCACGAGGGCATGGACCACGGGCACGATGCCCAGGTCCACGAGCCCACCCCCGACCCCCAGCCCGGCCATGGCCACGCGTCCCAGGACAAGTGCAACATGTGCTCGGCGTCCTGCTCCTCGCCCCCGCTGGCGGGCAGCTTCCCGGCGATCGACGGCCCCGTGGTGCTGAGCACGGCCACGTTCCCCGCCGTCTCGGCCCCGGCCCCGACGTTCCAGTCGGGCGGCCAGGACCGCCCCCCACGAACCTGCTGA